GTACGGAATAAATCTAAAAAGAATTTCCTCTACTGACGCTGAAAGAAATATTAAAAGAAAATAAACAATAATTTCACTATCCCAATTACTATAATTGTAGACTTTGATTAATTTAAAACCAACGAGCAAAGAATATATAATAAACGGAAGTAAACAAGTTAGTAAAATTGCCTTATTACTGAAACCTTTAGCTAAAAAGCTGTTTTTAAAATTATCATATAAATTTTCTTTCCAGAACACATATACAATATAAATAAGTTGAGGACAAAACGTAGCTATCCATATTTTATAACTGAATGTTTTTGCATACAGATCTTCAAAAGCAATAAAAATAAAAGGTATGGATATAAAAGATATAGTTAAAAAGGCTTTTAGGTAAAAGCTAATTATTTTTTTCATATTGTAATTTAAAATAGTATTGCCCTTAAAATTTTACCTAAAGGATAATACACAAACCTACAAAAAGCACTATAACAAAAACTGAGGGAAACCGTAAACCAAAGAAAATAATTTATATATGAAATTTTAAGTGAACACCGATAATCAATTTACAAGCTAAATGGATTGTTTTCTAATACAGTACTTACTAAATTATCAATTTTTTTCTCATACCAATTCAAACATAACCTACGATGAGTTCCTCTTCGAACTTTTCCTAAAGGCACTTCTAAAATATAATCTTTCGTATTATCTACTTCCATAACAGTAAAAAAATGCTGCCTGACATCAAATACATCTCTTATACTACTTATAGTGATATCAACCGGAAGATTAGCATCATGAAAATCTTTACAATCCTGAATAATTTGTTTTGTATCTGTAGCTGAGTTTATATAAATTCTAATTAAATTTCCGTTATCATCAAAGCGTTCCAAAATCACTCTAAAATCACGATGTGTAGCACTTGGTGGATAATTCC
This genomic window from Flavobacterium sp. 9 contains:
- a CDS encoding type II CAAX prenyl endopeptidase Rce1 family protein translates to MKKIISFYLKAFLTISFISIPFIFIAFEDLYAKTFSYKIWIATFCPQLIYIVYVFWKENLYDNFKNSFLAKGFSNKAILLTCLLPFIIYSLLVGFKLIKVYNYSNWDSEIIVYFLLIFLSASVEEILFRFIPYKVVVTDVSIKDIILVSLFFSLFHLFNPNVNVIGLVNVAIAGVFLA